The Pseudomonas asiatica genome has a segment encoding these proteins:
- a CDS encoding acyl-CoA thioesterase — protein sequence MSWDLATPFVIDLRVGSEDIDGLGHANNAVYVTWLERCAWRHSQRLGLDLAEYRRLDRAMAVVRHEIDYLAAAYEDDELQLATWIIDWDQRLRMTRRFQLKRPRDGVTLLRAQTTFACIELSSGKPRRMPAEFLDGYGPALIGA from the coding sequence ATGAGCTGGGACCTGGCAACACCTTTCGTCATCGACCTGCGCGTCGGCAGCGAGGATATCGACGGCCTTGGCCACGCCAACAACGCGGTCTACGTCACCTGGCTGGAGCGCTGCGCCTGGCGCCACTCTCAGCGCCTGGGCCTGGACCTGGCCGAATATCGCCGGCTGGACCGGGCCATGGCCGTGGTGCGCCACGAAATCGACTACCTGGCCGCTGCCTACGAGGACGACGAGCTGCAACTGGCCACCTGGATCATCGACTGGGACCAGCGCCTGCGCATGACCCGGCGCTTCCAGCTCAAGCGCCCGCGCGACGGCGTGACCTTGCTGCGCGCCCAGACCACCTTTGCCTGCATCGAGCTCTCCAGTGGCAAGCCCAGGCGCATGCCGGCGGAGTTTCTCGACGGTTACGGCCCGGCGCTGATCGGCGCCTGA
- a CDS encoding amino acid aminotransferase produces the protein MSLFSAVELAPRDPILGLNEAFNADPRTDKVNLGVGVYCNEEGRIPLLRAVIEAETQRAAQHASRGYLPIDGIATYDQAVQKLLFGAESPLLAAGRVVTVQAVGGTGALKIGADFLKRVSPDAVVAISDPSWENHRALFESAGFPVQNYRYYDAPTNDVNRAGMLEDLNNLPSGSIVVLHACCHNPTGVDLSLDDWKNVLEVVKAKGHVPFLDMAYQGFGDGIAEDAFAVRLFAESGLEFFVSSSFSKSFSLYGERVGALSIVTASKDESTRVLSQVKRVIRTTYSNPPTHGATIVATVLNSAELRQMWETELAEMRERIHGMRKQMVSLLAEYGANRDFSFVGRQVGMFSYSGLTVEQVARLKNEFGIYALDTGRIAVAALNQSNIHVVTKAIVQVL, from the coding sequence ATGAGCCTGTTTTCCGCTGTCGAGCTGGCACCCCGCGACCCTATTCTGGGCCTCAACGAAGCATTCAACGCCGACCCACGTACCGACAAGGTCAACCTGGGCGTGGGCGTGTACTGCAATGAGGAAGGCCGCATTCCGCTGCTGCGCGCCGTGATCGAAGCCGAGACCCAGCGTGCCGCCCAGCACGCCTCGCGCGGCTACCTGCCGATCGACGGCATCGCCACCTACGACCAGGCTGTACAAAAGCTGCTGTTCGGTGCCGAGTCGCCACTGCTGGCCGCCGGCCGCGTGGTTACCGTGCAGGCCGTCGGCGGTACCGGCGCGCTGAAGATTGGTGCCGACTTCCTCAAGCGTGTGTCGCCTGACGCCGTGGTTGCCATCAGCGACCCGAGCTGGGAAAACCACCGCGCGCTGTTCGAATCGGCCGGCTTCCCGGTGCAGAACTACCGCTACTACGACGCGCCGACCAACGACGTCAACCGCGCCGGCATGCTCGAAGACCTGAACAACCTGCCGTCCGGCTCGATCGTGGTGCTGCACGCCTGCTGCCACAACCCGACTGGCGTCGACCTGAGCCTGGACGACTGGAAAAACGTCCTGGAAGTGGTCAAGGCCAAGGGCCACGTGCCGTTCCTCGACATGGCCTACCAAGGCTTCGGTGACGGCATCGCCGAAGACGCCTTCGCCGTGCGCCTGTTCGCCGAGTCGGGCCTGGAGTTCTTCGTGTCCAGCTCGTTCTCCAAGTCGTTCTCGCTGTACGGCGAGCGCGTCGGTGCGCTGTCGATCGTCACCGCCTCCAAGGACGAGAGCACCCGCGTGCTGTCGCAGGTCAAGCGCGTGATCCGCACCACCTACTCCAACCCGCCGACCCACGGTGCAACCATCGTTGCCACCGTGCTGAACAGCGCCGAACTGCGCCAGATGTGGGAAACCGAGCTGGCCGAAATGCGCGAGCGCATCCACGGCATGCGCAAGCAGATGGTTTCGCTGCTGGCCGAATATGGCGCCAACCGCGACTTCAGCTTCGTTGGCCGCCAGGTTGGCATGTTCTCGTACTCGGGCCTGACCGTCGAACAGGTCGCCCGCCTGAAGAACGAGTTCGGCATCTATGCGCTGGACACCGGCCGCATCGCCGTGGCCGCGCTGAACCAGAGCAACATCCACGTGGTGACCAAAGCTATCGTGCAGGTGCTGTAA
- a CDS encoding MDR family MFS transporter, whose amino-acid sequence MAGDQLLRPTAEPTRRDWIAVMSVMLGAFMAVLDIQITNSSLKDIQGALSATLEEGSWISTSYLVAEIIMIPLTAWLVQLLSARRLAVWVSGGFLLSSLLCSMAWNLESMILFRALQGFTGGALIPLAFTLTLIKLPEHHRAKGMAMFAMTATFAPSIGPTLGGWLTENWGWEYIFYINIPPGLVMIAGLLYGLEKKDAHWELLKSTDYAGIVTLGLGLGCLQVFLEEGHRKDWLESQLIVGLGSIALVSLITFVILQFSKPHPLINLRILGNRNFGLSSIASLGMGVGLYGSIYLLPLYLAQVQGYNALQIGEVIMWMGIPQLFLIPLVPQLMKVVSPKVLCALGFCLFGAASFGSGVLNPDFAGPQFNHIQIIRAIGQPMIMVTISLIATAYIQPQDAGSASSLFNILRNLGGAIGIALLATLLDARTKVYFDYLREAVVPSNPQVAERLAQLAERLGNDNAALGKLSEITHQQALIMAYNDAFHFVGIGLAVSMVAVLLTRKLPEGLKAGEPH is encoded by the coding sequence ATGGCCGGTGACCAGCTGCTCAGGCCCACCGCCGAGCCGACCCGGCGCGACTGGATCGCGGTAATGAGCGTGATGCTCGGCGCCTTCATGGCGGTGCTGGACATCCAGATCACCAACTCGTCGCTCAAGGACATCCAGGGCGCGCTGTCGGCGACGCTGGAGGAAGGCTCGTGGATTTCCACCTCTTACCTGGTCGCGGAGATCATCATGATCCCGCTCACCGCCTGGCTGGTGCAGCTGCTGTCGGCGCGGCGCCTGGCGGTGTGGGTATCCGGCGGTTTCCTGTTGTCGTCGCTGTTGTGCTCGATGGCCTGGAACCTCGAGAGCATGATCCTGTTCCGCGCCCTGCAGGGTTTTACCGGCGGTGCGCTGATCCCGCTGGCCTTCACCCTGACGCTGATCAAGCTGCCCGAACACCACCGCGCCAAGGGCATGGCCATGTTCGCCATGACCGCCACCTTCGCCCCCTCCATCGGCCCTACCCTGGGCGGCTGGCTGACCGAGAACTGGGGTTGGGAATACATTTTCTACATCAATATCCCGCCGGGCCTGGTGATGATCGCCGGCCTGCTGTACGGGCTGGAAAAGAAGGACGCGCACTGGGAACTGCTGAAAAGCACCGATTACGCCGGAATCGTCACCCTGGGCCTGGGGCTTGGCTGCCTGCAGGTGTTCCTGGAGGAAGGCCACCGCAAGGACTGGCTGGAGTCGCAGCTGATCGTCGGCCTGGGCAGCATCGCCCTGGTCAGCCTGATCACCTTCGTGATTCTGCAGTTTTCCAAGCCACACCCGCTGATCAACCTGCGCATCCTCGGCAACCGCAACTTTGGCCTGTCGAGCATCGCCAGCCTGGGCATGGGGGTGGGCTTGTACGGGTCGATCTACCTGCTGCCGCTGTACCTGGCACAGGTGCAGGGCTACAACGCCTTGCAGATCGGCGAGGTGATCATGTGGATGGGTATCCCGCAGCTGTTCCTGATCCCGTTGGTGCCGCAACTGATGAAAGTGGTGTCGCCCAAGGTGTTGTGTGCCCTGGGGTTCTGCCTGTTCGGCGCCGCCAGTTTCGGCTCGGGGGTGCTCAACCCGGACTTTGCAGGGCCGCAGTTCAACCATATCCAGATCATCCGTGCCATCGGCCAGCCAATGATCATGGTGACCATCTCGCTGATCGCCACGGCGTATATACAGCCGCAGGATGCGGGTTCGGCGTCGAGCCTGTTCAATATCCTGCGTAACCTGGGCGGTGCGATCGGCATTGCGCTGCTGGCCACCCTGCTGGATGCACGGACGAAGGTGTATTTCGATTACCTGAGGGAGGCGGTGGTGCCGAGCAACCCGCAGGTGGCGGAGCGGTTGGCGCAACTGGCGGAGCGGCTGGGCAATGACAATGCGGCGCTGGGCAAGTTGAGCGAGATCACTCACCAGCAGGCGTTGATCATGGCCTACAACGATGCGTTCCACTTTGTGGGGATCGGGTTGGCGGTGAGCATGGTGGCGGTGTTGTTGACACGCAAGTTGCCAGAGGGGCTGAAGGCTGGGGAGCCCCATTGA
- a CDS encoding TetR/AcrR family transcriptional regulator — translation MSDKKSRTRERILEAARSALIQHGPAEPSVSQVMGAAGLTVGGFYAHFDSKDELMLEAFRQLLGERRALLAQIDPSLDGAGRRALASAFYLSRKHRDAEVHACPLPNSLGEMQRLPEAFREVLAEHIELMAAAMVDRPEDADKALADLALMVGGLALARALGTSELSDRILRAAKSAVL, via the coding sequence ATGAGCGACAAGAAGAGCAGAACCCGCGAACGCATTCTCGAGGCGGCGCGAAGTGCGCTGATCCAGCACGGCCCGGCCGAGCCTAGCGTCAGCCAGGTCATGGGGGCGGCAGGCCTGACCGTCGGTGGCTTCTACGCCCATTTCGACAGCAAGGACGAGTTGATGCTCGAAGCGTTCCGCCAGTTGCTGGGCGAGCGCCGCGCCTTGCTCGCGCAGATCGACCCCAGCCTGGATGGCGCCGGGCGGCGGGCGCTGGCCAGTGCCTTCTACCTGTCGCGCAAGCACCGTGATGCCGAAGTGCATGCCTGCCCGCTGCCCAACTCGCTGGGCGAGATGCAGCGCCTGCCGGAGGCCTTCCGCGAGGTGCTGGCCGAGCACATCGAGTTGATGGCTGCTGCCATGGTCGACCGCCCCGAGGACGCCGACAAGGCTTTGGCCGACCTTGCCCTGATGGTTGGCGGGCTGGCGCTGGCCCGTGCCCTGGGCACCAGCGAGCTGTCTGATCGTATTCTGCGCGCCGCCAAATCGGCGGTGCTTTAA
- the gltX gene encoding glutamate--tRNA ligase — protein sequence MTTVRTRIAPSPTGDPHVGTAYIALFNYCFAKQHGGEFILRIEDTDQLRSTRESEQQIFDALRWLGIEWNEGPDVGGPHGPYRQSERGEIYARYAKELVDAGHAFYCFCTAEELEQMRAEQQARGETPRYDGRALLLSAEEVQRRLDAGEPHVIRMKVPSEGVCVVPDMLRGDVEIPWDRMDMQVLMKNDGLPTYFLANVVDDHLMGITHVLRGEEWLPSAPKLIKLYEYFGWEQPKLCYMPLLRNPDKSKLSKRKNPTSVTFYERMGFMPEAMLNYLGRMGWSMPDEREKFSLAEMVEHFDLSRISLGGPIFDIEKLSWLNGQWLRELPVEEFAARLQKWAFNSDYMMKIAPHVQGRVETFSQVAPLGGFFFEGALKLDAKLFESKKLSADQVRQVIQLILWKLESLRQWEKERITGCIQAVVEALELKLRDAMPLMFAAITGQASSVSVLDAMEILGPDLTRYRLRQALDLLGGVSKKENKEWEKLLASIA from the coding sequence ATGACCACCGTACGCACGCGTATCGCGCCATCGCCTACCGGCGACCCCCATGTCGGCACCGCCTACATCGCCCTGTTCAACTACTGCTTTGCCAAGCAGCACGGCGGTGAGTTCATCCTGCGCATCGAAGACACCGACCAACTGCGCTCCACGCGCGAGTCGGAACAGCAGATCTTCGATGCCCTGCGCTGGCTCGGCATCGAATGGAACGAAGGCCCGGACGTCGGCGGCCCGCACGGCCCGTACCGGCAGAGCGAGCGTGGCGAGATCTACGCCAGGTACGCCAAGGAGCTGGTTGACGCCGGCCATGCCTTCTACTGCTTCTGCACCGCCGAAGAGCTGGAGCAGATGCGCGCCGAGCAGCAAGCCCGTGGCGAAACCCCGCGCTACGACGGCCGCGCGCTGCTGCTGAGCGCCGAGGAAGTGCAGCGCCGCCTGGACGCTGGCGAGCCGCACGTGATCCGCATGAAAGTGCCGAGCGAAGGCGTGTGCGTGGTACCGGACATGCTGCGTGGCGATGTCGAGATCCCGTGGGACCGCATGGACATGCAGGTGCTGATGAAGAACGACGGCCTGCCGACGTACTTCCTGGCCAACGTGGTCGACGACCATCTGATGGGCATTACCCACGTGCTGCGCGGCGAAGAGTGGCTGCCATCGGCACCCAAGCTGATCAAGCTGTACGAATACTTCGGCTGGGAACAGCCCAAGCTGTGCTACATGCCGCTGCTGCGTAACCCGGACAAGTCCAAGCTGTCCAAGCGCAAGAACCCGACCTCGGTGACTTTCTACGAGCGCATGGGCTTCATGCCCGAGGCGATGCTCAACTACCTGGGCCGCATGGGCTGGTCGATGCCGGACGAGCGCGAGAAGTTCTCGCTGGCCGAGATGGTCGAGCACTTCGACCTGTCGCGTATCTCGCTGGGCGGCCCGATCTTCGACATCGAGAAGCTGTCCTGGCTGAACGGCCAGTGGCTGCGCGAACTGCCGGTCGAGGAGTTCGCCGCGCGCCTGCAGAAGTGGGCGTTCAACAGCGACTACATGATGAAGATCGCCCCGCACGTGCAGGGTCGGGTGGAAACCTTCAGCCAGGTTGCCCCGCTGGGTGGGTTCTTCTTCGAAGGCGCGCTGAAGCTGGACGCCAAGCTGTTCGAAAGCAAGAAACTGTCGGCCGACCAGGTACGCCAGGTGATCCAGCTGATCCTGTGGAAGCTCGAAAGCCTGCGTCAGTGGGAAAAGGAGCGCATCACCGGTTGCATCCAGGCGGTGGTAGAGGCGTTGGAGCTGAAGCTGCGTGACGCCATGCCGCTGATGTTTGCCGCCATTACCGGCCAGGCCAGCTCGGTTTCGGTACTGGATGCCATGGAAATCCTTGGCCCGGACCTGACCCGCTACCGTCTGCGCCAGGCGCTGGACCTGCTGGGTGGTGTGTCGAAGAAAGAAAACAAAGAGTGGGAAAAGCTGCTGGCCTCCATCGCCTGA
- the uvrB gene encoding excinuclease ABC subunit UvrB, with protein sequence MSEFQLVTRFQPAGDQPEAIRQMVEGIEAGLSHQTLLGVTGSGKTFSIANVIQQVQRPTLVLAPNKTLAAQLYGEFKAFFPNNAVEYFVSYYDYYQPEAYVPSSDTFIEKDASINDHIEQMRLSATKALLERRDAIIVTTVSCIYGLGSPETYLKMVLHVDRGDKLDQRALLRRLADLQYTRNEMDFARATFRVRGDVIDIFPAESDLEAIRIELFDDEVENIAAFDPLTGEVFRKLPRFTFYPKSHYVTPRETLLEAVEGIKEELKDRLEYLQKANKLVEAQRLEQRTRFDLEMILELGYCNGIENYSRYLSGRPAGAPPPTLYDYLPPDALLVIDESHVSVPQVGAMYKGDRSRKETLVEYGFRLPSALDNRPMRFDEWEDVSPQTIFVSATPGPYEGEHAGRVVEQVVRPTGLVDPQVEVRPALTQVDDLLSEIRKRVAQGERVLATTLTKRMAEDLTDYLADHDVRVRYLHSDIDTVERVEIIRDLRLGTFDVLVGINLLREGLDMPEVSLVAILDADKEGFLRSERSLIQTIGRAARNLNGRAILYADNITGSMQRAIDETERRREKQIAFNQANGIVPKGVVKDITDIMEGATVPGARSKKRKGMAKAAEESARYEAELRTPGEITKRIKQLEEKMMQFARDLEFEAAAQLRDEIAQLRERLITS encoded by the coding sequence ATGTCCGAGTTCCAGCTCGTCACCCGTTTCCAGCCTGCCGGCGATCAGCCCGAGGCCATTCGCCAGATGGTCGAAGGCATCGAGGCGGGGCTGTCGCACCAGACGCTGCTCGGGGTGACCGGCTCGGGCAAGACCTTCAGCATCGCCAACGTCATTCAGCAGGTGCAGCGCCCGACCCTGGTGCTGGCGCCGAACAAGACCCTGGCCGCGCAGCTGTATGGCGAATTCAAGGCGTTCTTCCCCAACAATGCGGTGGAGTACTTCGTTTCCTACTACGACTACTACCAGCCTGAAGCCTACGTACCGTCGTCCGACACCTTCATCGAGAAGGACGCTTCGATCAACGACCACATCGAGCAGATGCGCCTGTCGGCGACCAAGGCATTGCTGGAGCGGCGTGACGCGATCATCGTCACCACCGTGTCGTGCATCTACGGCCTGGGCAGCCCCGAGACCTACCTGAAAATGGTCCTGCACGTGGACCGCGGCGACAAGCTCGACCAGCGCGCGCTGCTGCGCCGCCTGGCCGACCTGCAATACACCCGCAACGAGATGGACTTTGCCCGCGCCACCTTCCGCGTGCGCGGCGATGTGATCGACATCTTCCCGGCCGAATCGGACCTCGAGGCCATCCGCATCGAACTGTTCGATGACGAGGTGGAGAACATCGCCGCCTTCGACCCGCTGACTGGCGAGGTCTTCCGCAAGCTGCCGCGTTTCACCTTCTACCCCAAGAGCCACTACGTCACCCCGCGGGAAACCCTGCTGGAGGCGGTGGAAGGCATCAAGGAAGAGCTCAAGGACCGCCTGGAGTACCTGCAGAAGGCCAACAAGCTGGTCGAGGCCCAGCGCCTGGAGCAACGCACCCGCTTCGATCTGGAGATGATCCTGGAGCTGGGCTACTGCAACGGCATCGAGAACTACTCGCGCTACCTGTCCGGGCGCCCGGCCGGGGCGCCGCCGCCCACCCTGTACGACTACCTGCCGCCCGATGCGCTGCTGGTGATCGACGAATCCCACGTCAGCGTTCCGCAAGTCGGCGCCATGTACAAGGGCGACCGCTCGCGCAAGGAAACCCTCGTCGAATATGGCTTCCGCCTGCCTTCGGCGCTGGACAACCGGCCGATGCGTTTTGACGAGTGGGAAGATGTCAGCCCGCAGACCATCTTCGTGTCCGCCACCCCGGGCCCCTACGAGGGCGAGCACGCCGGGCGTGTGGTGGAGCAGGTGGTGCGCCCCACCGGCCTGGTCGACCCACAGGTGGAAGTACGCCCGGCGCTTACCCAGGTGGATGACCTGCTGTCGGAAATCCGCAAGCGCGTGGCACAGGGCGAGCGGGTGCTGGCCACCACGCTGACCAAGCGCATGGCCGAAGACCTCACCGACTACCTGGCCGACCACGACGTGCGGGTGCGTTACCTGCACTCGGACATCGACACCGTCGAGCGGGTGGAGATCATCCGCGACCTGCGCCTGGGTACCTTCGACGTGCTGGTGGGCATCAACCTGCTGCGTGAGGGCCTGGACATGCCCGAGGTGTCGCTGGTGGCGATCCTCGATGCCGACAAGGAAGGTTTCCTGCGCTCCGAGCGCTCACTGATCCAGACCATCGGCCGTGCTGCGCGTAACCTCAATGGCCGGGCCATCCTGTATGCCGACAACATCACCGGTTCCATGCAGCGCGCCATCGACGAGACCGAGCGTCGTCGCGAGAAGCAGATCGCCTTCAACCAGGCCAATGGCATCGTGCCCAAAGGCGTGGTCAAGGACATCACCGATATCATGGAAGGCGCCACCGTGCCCGGCGCGCGCAGCAAGAAGCGCAAGGGCATGGCCAAGGCAGCGGAGGAGAGCGCCCGTTACGAGGCCGAGCTGCGCACGCCGGGCGAGATCACCAAGCGCATCAAGCAGCTGGAAGAGAAGATGATGCAGTTCGCCCGCGATCTGGAGTTCGAGGCCGCGGCGCAATTGCGCGACGAGATTGCCCAACTGCGCGAGCGGTTGATTACCAGCTGA
- a CDS encoding HlyD family secretion protein — protein sequence MPAQLKRRLLVFFTVVAVIALAFLGHWYFKGRFYESTDNAYVQGEITRISSQLGARIDEVRVEDNQHVRKGDLLVRLEAADFELAVQRARAALATREAEQVQAQSRLTQQASLIAAGQAQVAANQATFDRSRLDLSRAEKLRKPGFVSEERVTTLSADSHVAGSQVDKARADLQSQRQQVNALAAELKRLDAQIANARADLAQAELNLTRCEIRAPISGSIGQRNARDGQVVQAGAYLLSIVPDEDIWVQANFKETQIGRMQPGQRAELLFDSYPDTPIEGRVDSLFAASGAQFSLLPPDNATGNFTKVVQRIPVKLTFRADNPLHGRIRPGMSVTATVDLRSEDEGHNGR from the coding sequence ATGCCTGCCCAACTCAAACGCCGCCTGCTGGTCTTCTTCACCGTGGTGGCCGTCATCGCCCTCGCCTTCCTGGGCCACTGGTACTTCAAGGGCCGCTTCTACGAAAGTACCGACAACGCCTACGTACAGGGCGAGATCACGCGCATTTCCAGCCAGTTGGGCGCACGCATCGACGAGGTGCGGGTCGAGGACAACCAGCACGTCAGGAAAGGCGACCTGCTGGTGCGCCTGGAGGCCGCCGACTTCGAACTGGCCGTGCAACGCGCCCGCGCCGCCCTGGCCACCCGCGAAGCCGAACAGGTGCAGGCGCAAAGCCGCCTGACCCAGCAAGCCAGCCTGATCGCCGCCGGCCAGGCCCAGGTGGCGGCCAACCAGGCCACCTTCGACCGCTCGCGCCTGGACCTGAGCCGTGCCGAGAAGCTGCGCAAGCCAGGTTTCGTATCGGAAGAGCGGGTCACCACCCTGTCCGCAGACAGCCATGTCGCCGGCTCGCAGGTCGACAAGGCCCGTGCCGACCTGCAAAGCCAGCGCCAGCAGGTCAATGCGCTGGCCGCCGAGCTCAAGCGCCTCGACGCGCAGATCGCCAACGCCCGCGCCGACCTGGCCCAGGCCGAACTGAACCTGACCCGCTGCGAAATCCGCGCACCGATCAGCGGCAGCATCGGCCAGCGCAACGCGCGCGATGGCCAGGTGGTACAGGCCGGTGCCTACCTGCTGTCGATCGTGCCGGACGAAGACATCTGGGTGCAGGCCAACTTCAAGGAAACCCAGATCGGCCGCATGCAGCCCGGCCAGCGTGCCGAACTGCTGTTCGACAGCTACCCCGACACACCGATCGAAGGCCGGGTCGACAGCCTGTTCGCCGCCTCCGGCGCGCAGTTCAGCCTGCTGCCGCCCGACAACGCCACCGGCAACTTCACCAAGGTGGTGCAGCGCATCCCGGTCAAGCTGACCTTCCGCGCCGACAACCCACTGCACGGGCGCATCCGCCCTGGCATGTCGGTGACCGCCACCGTCGACCTGCGCAGCGAAGACGAAGGCCACAATGGCCGGTGA
- a CDS encoding alpha/beta fold hydrolase: MTTLSWIRGVNGTLGRLAPEHVAGKMRRAFMTPRNLPPRDWELPVLASAERITLRFGLSALRWGKGPTVLLMHGWEGRPTQFAALIETLVQAGHTVVSLEGPGHGRSPGEQANVVLFARALLEAAAELPPLRAVIGHSMGGASVLLALQMGLRTEAAVSIAAPARLLGVLRGFAHRLGLPARARAAFIRQVERDVGMQIARLDVTGYQLELPGLVVHAADDALVAADEAQVIHKAWFDSRLMLLEAGGHQRVLSDPRLSAAVLELLARAGAVPVGAALCRDGLRSSPGNLCRD; encoded by the coding sequence ATGACTACCCTGAGCTGGATTCGTGGTGTCAATGGCACCCTGGGCCGCCTGGCCCCCGAGCACGTCGCGGGCAAGATGCGCCGTGCCTTCATGACCCCGCGCAACCTGCCGCCACGGGATTGGGAGTTGCCCGTGCTGGCCAGCGCCGAGCGCATCACCCTGCGCTTCGGTTTGTCGGCCTTGCGCTGGGGCAAGGGGCCGACCGTGTTGCTGATGCACGGCTGGGAAGGGCGCCCGACCCAGTTTGCCGCGTTGATCGAAACCTTGGTCCAGGCCGGGCATACCGTGGTGTCGCTGGAGGGGCCGGGGCATGGGCGTTCGCCCGGCGAGCAGGCGAATGTGGTGCTGTTTGCCCGAGCGCTGCTGGAGGCTGCCGCCGAACTGCCGCCGCTGCGCGCGGTTATTGGCCATTCCATGGGCGGCGCGAGTGTATTGCTGGCCCTGCAGATGGGGCTGCGCACAGAGGCAGCGGTCAGCATTGCCGCTCCGGCGCGGCTGTTGGGCGTACTGCGTGGCTTTGCCCATCGCCTGGGGCTTCCAGCGCGGGCGCGGGCGGCATTCATCCGCCAGGTGGAGCGGGATGTGGGCATGCAGATTGCTCGGCTGGATGTGACGGGTTACCAGCTGGAGTTGCCTGGGCTGGTGGTGCATGCCGCCGATGATGCGTTGGTGGCAGCCGATGAGGCCCAGGTCATCCACAAGGCCTGGTTCGATAGCCGCTTGATGCTGCTGGAGGCGGGTGGCCACCAGCGGGTGCTGTCCGATCCGCGCCTGAGTGCAGCGGTGCTGGAGTTGCTGGCCCGGGCTGGCGCGGTCCCTGTAGGAGCGGCCTTGTGTCGCGATGGGCTGCGCAGCAGCCCCGGCAATCTGTGTCGGGACTGA
- a CDS encoding cytosine deaminase: MKANYFTQNAQQAVAIAANQALLASRQATFAVGGCIIENATGKVLVALHNRVLEPSASQAQPAFRLHDPTGHGERRLVDWYFDNQQRLALPPAHELTVITTLDPCAMCAGALLTAGFNVAVSALDTFAGINHDGRFEFPSLPAALRLRVQATWGYYAVGSPFDRDYVGPAQGPIYAGERIDAATMCLTRSLFEASVNHVHDESSNAGLPPSALKDPIALPSRSLVRQALAGLSPWSLRIKSADPRLPGIELAEPLVDTALAADTCNAVALLDPFGNLLACLGGDETRSPIRTAFMETTRSYAALRWNLMNHDDPQVRDEAHQHLTHPRYCTFVLLRFPDPAGSEAVMTLGAYGSTLERYTAPSFPSSLQYVLLPTGCTAKDVARLAQNLPPFYTSNAQVAPCQVLDPNLMQEVTTRLGQAQRSEPAAG; encoded by the coding sequence ATGAAAGCCAACTACTTCACTCAGAACGCTCAGCAAGCGGTAGCAATCGCCGCCAACCAGGCCCTCTTGGCAAGCCGACAAGCAACGTTCGCCGTGGGTGGCTGCATCATCGAAAATGCTACTGGCAAGGTACTGGTCGCCCTGCACAACCGCGTGCTGGAGCCCTCTGCCAGCCAGGCGCAACCCGCATTCAGGCTTCACGACCCAACGGGGCATGGTGAGCGCCGGCTGGTCGACTGGTATTTCGACAACCAGCAGCGCCTTGCCCTACCCCCCGCGCATGAACTGACCGTCATCACCACGCTCGACCCCTGCGCCATGTGCGCAGGTGCCTTGCTGACTGCCGGCTTCAATGTTGCGGTAAGTGCGCTCGACACCTTTGCCGGCATCAATCATGACGGCCGCTTCGAATTCCCCAGCCTGCCGGCCGCACTTCGTCTGCGCGTGCAAGCCACATGGGGCTACTATGCTGTCGGCAGCCCTTTTGATCGCGACTATGTCGGGCCGGCGCAAGGGCCGATCTACGCTGGCGAACGTATCGATGCCGCAACGATGTGCCTTACCCGTTCGTTGTTCGAAGCCAGCGTGAACCATGTGCACGACGAAAGCAGCAACGCCGGCCTGCCGCCATCTGCCCTGAAAGACCCTATCGCCCTACCCAGCCGGAGCTTGGTACGCCAGGCCCTGGCGGGCTTGAGCCCATGGAGCCTGCGCATCAAAAGTGCAGACCCTCGCCTGCCCGGCATCGAACTGGCCGAGCCATTGGTCGACACAGCGCTCGCGGCAGATACGTGCAACGCCGTAGCCTTGCTGGACCCATTCGGCAATCTGCTGGCCTGCCTGGGCGGTGACGAAACGCGCTCCCCCATTCGCACTGCGTTCATGGAGACCACTCGCAGCTACGCCGCATTGCGCTGGAACCTGATGAACCATGACGACCCACAGGTCCGCGACGAAGCACACCAGCATCTCACCCACCCCCGTTACTGCACATTCGTCCTGCTCCGTTTTCCGGACCCGGCCGGCAGCGAGGCGGTCATGACCCTTGGCGCCTATGGCTCCACCCTGGAACGGTACACCGCGCCGTCCTTCCCCTCCAGCCTGCAATATGTATTGCTGCCAACAGGCTGCACTGCCAAGGACGTTGCTCGACTGGCGCAAAATCTGCCGCCGTTCTACACCAGCAACGCGCAGGTCGCGCCTTGCCAGGTACTGGACCCGAACCTGATGCAGGAAGTGACAACCCGGCTGGGGCAGGCTCAGCGCTCCGAGCCTGCTGCCGGATAG